The following are encoded together in the Conger conger chromosome 11, fConCon1.1, whole genome shotgun sequence genome:
- the xbp1 gene encoding LOW QUALITY PROTEIN: X-box-binding protein 1 (The sequence of the model RefSeq protein was modified relative to this genomic sequence to represent the inferred CDS: deleted 2 bases in 1 codon): MVVVTAGTGGTHKVLLISGKQSASPGGTQGGFSRSISVMLPSSSNQASSDSDSNGSGPTQRKRQRLTHLSPEEKALRRKLKNRVAAQTARDRKKAKMGELEQQVLELELENQKLYIENTLLREKTDGLLTENEELRQRLGLSSLETKEETVQVQESSVDEVSLAIGSSESAALRLRVSAAGAGPAVAKSEDFHVDASSPDSSDSESDLLLGILDILDPELFLRVGEQVPQDLPELVGAGEDSIPASPSAPVGPAPVKLETLNELIHFDHIYTKSVDVVCVEQCEDSIPDVKMEEGEEVVVVETVSVKDEPEEEAETIQEVRTDDFLSSATPALPQPDKAASYLDSYSDSGYERSPSPFSNMSSPLCPDSAWDDDFANELFPQLISV, from the exons atggtcGTTGTCACAGCAGGAACAGGAGGTACCCATAAAGTCCTCCTTATCTCCGGGAAGCAGAGTGCCTCGCCTGGCGGAACGCAAGGGGGATTCAGCCGGTCAATTTCGGTCATGTTGCCTTCTTCCTCAAACCAAGCGTCGTCGGATTCCGATTCCAATGGATCAGGACCAACGCAACGCAAAAGACAGAGACTCACACATTTGAGTCCGGAGGAGAAAGCACTCAGAAG GAAACTAAAAAACAGAGTTGCCGCCCAGACAGCCAGAGAtagaaaaaaggcaaaaatgggAGAGCTGGAACAGCAGGTTTTGGAGCTGGAATTAGAG AACCAGAAACTCTACATTGAAAACACACTGTTACGGGAAAAAACAGATGGTCTTCTGACAGAAAATGAGGAATTGCGTCAAAGGCTTGGTTTGAGTTCGCTGGAAACCAAAGAGGAAACG GTTCAGGTGCAGGAGTCCAGCGTGGATGAAGTCAGTTTGGCGATCGGGTCTTCTGAGTCCGCAGCACTCAGGCTACGTGTG TCCGCAGCAGGTGCAGGCCCAGCAGTCGCCAAATCTGAAGACTTCCACGTGGATGCAAGCAGTCCTGACTCTTCAGACTCTGAG tctgATCTCCTGCTTGGCATTCTGGACATCCTTGACCCAGAGCTGTTCCTCCGGGTCGGCGAGCAGGTTCCCCAGGACCTGCCGGAGCTGGTGGGGGCCGGGGAGGATTCAATACCTGCCTCCCCATCTGCGCCTGTGGGGCCCGCACCAGTTAAGCTGGAAACCCTTAATGAACTGATCCACTTCGACCACATCTACACGAAGTCCGTGGACGTGGTGTGCGTGGAGCAGTGTGAAGATAGCATCCCCGACGTGAAGATGGAGGAAGGGgaagaggtggtggtggtggagaccGTCTCCGTCAAGGACGAGCCGGAGGAAGAGGCCGAGACGATCCAGGAAGTGAGGACGGACGACTTCCTGTCTTCAGccacccctgccctgccccagcCCGACAAGGCGGCCTCCTACCTGGACAGCTACAGCGACTCTGGATACGAGCGATCCCCGTCCCCCTTCAGCAACATGTCCTCCCCCCTGTGTCCCGACAGCGCCTGGGACGACGACTTCGCCAACGAACTCTTCCCCCAGCTGATCAGCGTCTGa